One genomic region from Balneola sp. encodes:
- the fliP gene encoding flagellar biosynthetic protein FliP: protein MKSLNLKRIFTVKVILVILGMFLLTPSKAEAAATPALSIYSVTAPMFVQAIPQIDLSVGGGNAQDEDFTLPIQALVLITVLSFGSAFITMMTSFTRIIVVFFFLRMGLGTQQSPPNQVLIGLALFLTIFIMKPTFDKINEEAIQPYINEEMTQFEALSAAAVPLKEFMIRQTSDNDLLYFMDMAEIQTVDDVESLPLYVAVPAYVLSELRIAFQIGFMIYLPFMVIDLVVASILLAMGIMFLPPVMVSLPFKILVFVLTDGWYLLVQSLVESFN from the coding sequence ATGAAAAGCTTAAACTTGAAACGCATTTTTACGGTTAAAGTCATTCTTGTGATTCTAGGGATGTTCTTGCTGACCCCTTCAAAAGCTGAGGCAGCAGCGACACCGGCATTATCTATTTATAGCGTTACTGCTCCAATGTTCGTGCAGGCCATTCCCCAAATCGACCTTTCAGTAGGGGGCGGGAATGCCCAGGATGAGGATTTCACTCTTCCAATTCAGGCTTTAGTGCTGATTACAGTTCTGTCTTTCGGATCTGCTTTCATCACTATGATGACAAGTTTTACCCGGATTATCGTGGTCTTTTTCTTTTTGAGAATGGGGCTTGGAACTCAGCAATCACCCCCAAATCAGGTTTTGATTGGGCTGGCTTTATTTCTGACGATTTTCATCATGAAGCCGACTTTTGATAAGATAAATGAAGAAGCTATTCAGCCATACATCAATGAAGAGATGACTCAGTTTGAGGCACTAAGTGCAGCGGCCGTTCCTCTTAAAGAATTCATGATCCGCCAGACCTCAGATAATGACCTGCTTTATTTCATGGACATGGCAGAAATTCAAACAGTGGATGATGTCGAATCACTACCTCTGTACGTAGCTGTGCCTGCATATGTGCTGAGTGAACTCCGTATCGCTTTTCAAATTGGCTTTATGATTTACCTGCCTTTTATGGTGATTGATCTGGTAGTCGCTTCCATCTTGCTGGCTATGGGTATTATGTTTTTACCACCTGTAATGGTTTCACTGCCGTTCAAAATTCTTGTTTTCGTATTAACCGATGGCTGGTATCTGCTGGTCCAGTCGCTCGTTGAAAGTTTTAATTAG
- the fliN gene encoding flagellar motor switch protein FliN: MKNYQEQLTNYLPEIEKYLTSVLLEETKIEITSFETVETGAFLESMDKDDIFILTRDEVSNSDVICILDKHWFAILSSIMLGIDESSFNEVTKDLLKKFSSELSTTLSKKMTEDGFELDLLEMEVLTLKHLEEKLSHTEYFFGLMEVEGLSDDKIKAAALFGNPEAVLVKEEPEEEIEEEVKDESGFEEKNSEQMEKIGTPQEVISGRYIEFEDFDETTPAIKNGDGNSMDLLKDVEMDVSVELGRIELPLGKVLQLAKGSVIELEKLAGEPVDILVNGQRIAHGEVVVIDEHFGVRISNLITTRQRLAKLS, encoded by the coding sequence ATGAAAAACTATCAAGAACAACTAACCAACTACCTCCCGGAAATAGAGAAGTATCTAACTTCTGTACTGCTGGAGGAAACCAAAATCGAGATTACTTCTTTTGAAACCGTTGAAACCGGGGCTTTTCTAGAAAGCATGGATAAAGACGATATCTTTATTCTTACAAGAGATGAAGTAAGTAACTCAGATGTGATTTGTATTCTGGATAAGCACTGGTTCGCGATCCTCTCGAGCATCATGCTGGGTATTGATGAAAGCTCCTTCAATGAAGTGACCAAAGATCTGTTAAAGAAATTTTCTTCAGAGCTTTCAACAACGCTTTCGAAGAAAATGACAGAAGACGGTTTTGAGCTGGATCTTCTGGAGATGGAGGTCTTAACGCTGAAGCATCTTGAGGAGAAATTAAGTCATACCGAATACTTCTTTGGACTAATGGAAGTTGAAGGCCTTTCTGATGACAAAATTAAAGCTGCGGCTCTTTTTGGAAACCCTGAAGCGGTTTTGGTTAAAGAAGAACCGGAAGAAGAAATTGAGGAGGAGGTTAAGGACGAGTCAGGCTTTGAGGAGAAAAACTCTGAGCAGATGGAAAAGATTGGTACTCCGCAAGAAGTAATTTCCGGGCGTTATATCGAATTTGAAGATTTTGACGAGACTACTCCTGCCATCAAAAACGGTGATGGCAACAGCATGGATTTGTTGAAAGACGTAGAAATGGATGTGTCTGTAGAACTCGGACGAATTGAATTGCCACTCGGAAAAGTACTACAACTGGCAAAAGGATCGGTTATTGAACTTGAGAAATTAGCCGGTGAGCCGGTTGATATCCTGGTAAATGGACAGCGTATTGCTCATGGAGAAGTAGTGGTTATTGACGAACACTTCGGCGTTCGAATTTCCAACCTGATTACAACCCGCCAACGCTTAGCTAAGCTGTCGTAA
- a CDS encoding motility protein A (Homolog of MotA, appears to be involved in motility on surfaces and under different ionic conditions. With MotS (a MotB homolog) forms the ion channels that couple flagellar rotation to proton/sodium motive force across the membrane and forms the stator elements of the rotary flagellar machine.), whose protein sequence is MLDRSTIIGFILGFTLVIGSIMLEGSILIFLSFSSLMIVVGGAISATMISFSFADIKISFSTTMDLMKVKSIDLRTDMELIGMFARRVRTGGLLILDNDISHLKDQYLKNGLQLAVDGFKDESLDSILTDEIKGWEREVEISIGVLNSMSSYGPAFGMIGTIVGLVLMLQNISDPETLGAGMAVALLTTLYGSMFSNMILGPLAAKLDYLSEIDLNRKRMFRVGILSIVAGENPRIMEKKMLIHIDPHSRAEYVKHHEELKIIKTRDEKFYKLWIEQQDKEWENLTEILKTG, encoded by the coding sequence ATGTTAGATCGCTCAACCATCATAGGATTTATTTTAGGCTTCACTCTCGTGATTGGATCAATCATGCTAGAGGGAAGTATACTCATCTTTCTAAGTTTCTCATCGCTGATGATTGTAGTTGGAGGGGCTATCTCAGCCACTATGATCAGTTTCAGTTTTGCGGATATCAAGATCAGTTTCTCTACCACAATGGACCTTATGAAAGTGAAATCGATTGACCTCCGTACCGATATGGAGCTCATTGGGATGTTTGCCCGGCGTGTGCGAACCGGTGGTTTGCTTATTCTGGATAATGATATTAGTCACCTCAAGGATCAGTATTTAAAAAATGGGCTGCAGTTAGCCGTTGATGGATTCAAGGATGAAAGTTTAGACAGTATTCTGACTGACGAGATAAAAGGCTGGGAACGTGAAGTTGAGATATCCATTGGTGTGCTTAACTCGATGTCCTCTTATGGCCCGGCTTTTGGGATGATCGGGACGATTGTGGGATTGGTATTGATGCTTCAAAATATTTCCGATCCGGAAACATTGGGAGCCGGGATGGCAGTAGCGCTGTTAACAACCCTCTACGGCAGTATGTTTTCAAATATGATTTTAGGACCACTGGCTGCCAAGCTGGACTATTTAAGTGAAATTGATCTGAACCGAAAACGGATGTTCAGAGTGGGGATTCTTTCAATTGTGGCGGGCGAAAATCCGCGCATCATGGAAAAGAAGATGCTGATTCATATTGATCCGCACAGCCGGGCTGAGTATGTGAAGCATCACGAGGAATTGAAAATCATTAAAACACGCGACGAGAAGTTCTACAAACTTTGGATCGAACAACAGGATAAAGAATGGGAAAATCTGACGGAAATTCTCAAGACTGGTTAG
- the fliJ gene encoding flagellar export protein FliJ, protein MKFKFSLAPVLKVREHQEKIQKQKLAEQVSKKQKISDLQNEVQGKLKQFLNDSEEQTAASIHLIRQRSMHLEQVHQKMEKLNKELVQADITVSEEREKLASAHKKLHILEKVKEFEKGLFSEQAAKNEQKFMDEIATQSFSR, encoded by the coding sequence ATGAAGTTCAAATTCTCTCTTGCACCAGTTCTTAAAGTTCGCGAGCACCAGGAAAAAATTCAGAAGCAGAAGCTGGCTGAACAGGTTTCAAAGAAGCAAAAGATCAGTGACTTGCAAAACGAAGTTCAGGGAAAGCTTAAGCAGTTCTTGAATGATTCTGAAGAGCAGACCGCAGCGTCTATCCATTTAATCCGCCAGCGATCTATGCACCTGGAACAAGTTCATCAAAAGATGGAGAAACTGAATAAAGAATTAGTTCAAGCTGATATCACGGTATCAGAAGAGCGTGAAAAGTTAGCCTCAGCACACAAGAAGCTGCATATCCTTGAGAAGGTAAAAGAATTTGAAAAAGGCTTGTTCTCTGAACAGGCTGCTAAAAATGAGCAGAAGTTCATGGATGAAATTGCAACCCAATCATTTAGCCGTTAA
- the fliG gene encoding flagellar motor switch protein FliG, giving the protein MAATAIKTKKPGVIEDISDLTGPQKAAVFIMSIGTRTAASMMKSLNEKEIEKITLELAKIKDVKSEIVDAILQEFYTLMEVKEYMLKGGVDAAKDLLSELGDSANSEKMLKRLKAQSGSSVFDEFQQTKITQIASFIQNEHPQVAALIFSQLHVEKSAEILGYLNKELQTEIVYRLASMDKISSEVIDEIEEVIQEHMGGMDTIGDRVKSGTNIVAQILNGSDITVERHVLDNIKERDEQMASDIKEQMFLFEDILHFDDRTVQLIINEMEKADMVMGLKGVEEALANKFLKNMSNRAADMLREDMDALGPVPLKDVKEAQQRIIKKIKELEEDGQISTRKMDEEEVVE; this is encoded by the coding sequence ATGGCTGCGACAGCAATTAAGACAAAGAAACCCGGCGTTATTGAAGATATCTCAGATTTAACGGGTCCCCAGAAGGCGGCGGTATTTATCATGAGTATCGGAACCCGAACGGCTGCAAGTATGATGAAGTCGTTGAATGAAAAAGAAATCGAAAAGATAACGCTGGAATTAGCGAAGATTAAAGATGTAAAGAGTGAAATTGTAGATGCCATTCTACAGGAATTCTACACCTTGATGGAAGTGAAGGAGTATATGCTTAAAGGTGGTGTTGATGCTGCTAAAGATCTCTTATCGGAATTGGGAGACAGTGCAAATTCTGAGAAGATGTTGAAGCGGTTGAAGGCACAATCTGGTAGTTCGGTATTCGATGAATTCCAGCAGACAAAGATCACACAAATAGCATCCTTTATTCAAAACGAACACCCGCAGGTAGCTGCCCTGATTTTCTCACAACTCCATGTTGAAAAATCGGCTGAGATTTTAGGATACCTCAATAAAGAACTTCAAACCGAGATCGTGTACCGCCTAGCGAGTATGGATAAAATTTCCTCTGAAGTCATTGATGAAATTGAAGAAGTGATTCAGGAGCACATGGGCGGCATGGATACTATTGGAGACCGTGTTAAAAGCGGAACTAATATTGTGGCTCAGATTCTTAACGGATCTGATATCACCGTGGAGCGTCATGTTCTTGATAACATCAAGGAAAGAGACGAGCAGATGGCAAGCGATATTAAGGAGCAAATGTTCCTATTCGAAGATATCCTGCACTTCGACGACCGTACCGTTCAGCTTATCATCAACGAAATGGAGAAAGCCGATATGGTTATGGGACTTAAAGGAGTGGAAGAAGCACTGGCCAACAAATTCCTTAAAAACATGTCGAACCGAGCCGCAGATATGCTTCGAGAAGATATGGATGCACTTGGTCCTGTACCGCTGAAGGATGTGAAAGAAGCACAGCAGCGTATTATTAAGAAGATCAAAGAGCTGGAAGAAGACGGTCAGATTTCAACCCGTAAGATGGACGAAGAAGAGGTAGTTGAGTAA
- the fliF gene encoding flagellar M-ring protein FliF, with protein sequence MNNYLESFQEFFGPLSNAQRAMFVGLMLVVLTIIGGLFYWSQQEEKVLLFGSLQAEVAQEIVTELNNRGINYELQEGGKAIYVASDKVHELRLDLAQTSGGLSDVKGYELFDTNALGMTDFMQQVNKKRALEGELARSINSLEQVEFSRIHLVLPERSPFEETSIEASGSVILNLKKGQALKPEQIEGITALIAGSVEGLESGNVTVLDQAGNRLTDEIDYDSEFSFGSTQMQLRQKTEAYLTERGQSMLDRVLGAGNSILRVSVEHDFDRLVRESDLIDPDSRTIISEEKREETNNDEVMEPIPANQRTVNQQAGSVVVASNDNGSTVQTRNYEVNRTREVFEKTQGELKLVSASVLMNYKQRIDKNEDGEDVVISEPYSEVEVEEFKEVVKVALGIQDDRGDQLTVKQVEFFDKHPIDDADFFSGQPALKFDILRWSLIGITFIVIILLINSIKKKNGVDGMKTVSTFESGDQIEGTPEKNALPGQSSASNQLDGAGTEGGELPEGSGENKQLPQKKYNKEEIVNFVELKPAEAAQVMRAMISSEE encoded by the coding sequence ATGAATAATTATTTAGAAAGTTTTCAAGAATTTTTTGGTCCGTTAAGTAACGCACAGCGCGCAATGTTTGTGGGCTTGATGCTGGTGGTTCTTACCATTATTGGCGGGCTTTTTTACTGGTCTCAGCAAGAAGAAAAGGTATTGCTTTTTGGTTCTTTGCAGGCTGAAGTGGCCCAGGAAATTGTTACCGAACTTAACAATCGGGGCATTAACTATGAACTACAGGAAGGCGGTAAAGCAATCTATGTAGCAAGCGATAAAGTTCATGAGTTGCGTCTGGATCTTGCCCAAACAAGTGGCGGACTATCGGATGTAAAAGGCTATGAGCTTTTTGATACCAACGCGCTGGGTATGACCGACTTTATGCAGCAGGTTAACAAAAAGCGAGCTCTTGAAGGAGAATTAGCCCGTTCTATAAATAGCCTTGAACAGGTTGAATTTTCACGTATCCACTTGGTTCTCCCGGAGCGATCTCCTTTTGAAGAAACTTCTATTGAGGCTTCCGGTTCAGTTATTTTGAACTTGAAGAAGGGGCAAGCTCTAAAGCCAGAGCAGATTGAAGGAATTACAGCACTTATTGCAGGTTCGGTAGAAGGGCTTGAATCCGGAAATGTAACGGTACTGGATCAGGCCGGAAATCGCCTGACTGATGAGATCGATTATGACTCTGAATTTTCTTTTGGATCCACACAAATGCAGCTTCGCCAAAAGACAGAAGCTTATTTGACGGAACGTGGTCAGTCCATGCTTGACCGTGTATTAGGAGCCGGTAACAGCATCCTTAGAGTTTCGGTAGAACACGACTTCGACAGGCTTGTTAGAGAATCAGACTTAATTGACCCTGATAGCCGAACGATCATATCAGAAGAGAAAAGGGAAGAGACGAATAACGATGAGGTGATGGAGCCTATACCTGCAAACCAGCGAACAGTCAACCAACAGGCTGGCTCGGTTGTAGTGGCAAGTAATGATAATGGCTCGACCGTGCAAACCAGAAACTATGAGGTAAACCGAACTCGAGAAGTTTTTGAAAAGACACAAGGCGAGTTAAAGCTCGTTTCTGCCTCAGTGTTGATGAACTATAAGCAGCGAATCGATAAAAATGAAGATGGTGAGGACGTAGTAATAAGCGAGCCTTACTCAGAAGTTGAAGTAGAGGAATTCAAGGAAGTAGTTAAAGTCGCTTTGGGTATTCAGGACGACCGGGGCGATCAGCTTACAGTAAAACAGGTTGAATTTTTTGATAAGCATCCTATTGATGATGCCGATTTCTTCAGCGGTCAACCTGCACTGAAATTCGACATACTGCGATGGTCATTAATCGGTATCACCTTTATCGTGATCATTCTGTTGATCAATAGCATCAAGAAGAAAAACGGTGTTGATGGTATGAAGACTGTAAGCACGTTCGAAAGTGGTGACCAAATTGAAGGTACTCCTGAGAAAAATGCTCTGCCTGGGCAAAGTAGTGCCTCTAATCAACTAGATGGAGCTGGAACTGAGGGTGGAGAGCTGCCTGAGGGATCGGGAGAAAACAAACAGCTACCACAGAAGAAATACAACAAAGAAGAGATTGTGAACTTTGTGGAATTGAAACCAGCAGAAGCCGCACAAGTGATGCGGGCAATGATATCATCCGAAGAATAA
- a CDS encoding flagellar hook-basal body complex protein FliE yields MATPVELSGLQFPQDIEVKPKHYEIEIDGIENSFADMLSDAISGVDNTMKASEQNMQDYISGKTENVHDVMISMQKAQLSFQMMIEVRNKAIETYNEISRMQI; encoded by the coding sequence ATGGCAACACCAGTAGAACTTAGTGGCTTACAATTCCCCCAGGATATTGAGGTAAAGCCAAAGCATTACGAAATCGAAATTGATGGTATAGAAAACTCCTTTGCCGATATGCTCAGTGATGCTATCAGCGGAGTAGATAATACAATGAAAGCCTCTGAGCAGAATATGCAAGATTATATATCCGGAAAAACTGAAAACGTGCACGACGTCATGATCTCCATGCAAAAGGCCCAGTTGAGTTTCCAGATGATGATTGAAGTGCGGAACAAAGCGATCGAGACTTACAATGAAATTAGCAGAATGCAAATATAA
- a CDS encoding flagellar basal body rod protein FlgC, which translates to MLPDRLSSTFQTAAQGLALQRERIAVASQNIANAQTSAPKGSDAVYRPKRVQTLGPQQEQFLDVLSNSVSSLNVTNPQHMSTDLNGPGSGGKNIGLGPSFQVAERESFRYEYDPQHPDADENGMVQYPDIDMVREMTEMVSANRLYEANLSSIEAEKEIIKRALEI; encoded by the coding sequence CAACTTTTCAAACAGCAGCGCAAGGTCTTGCTTTACAGCGCGAACGTATTGCGGTTGCTTCACAAAATATCGCTAATGCGCAAACATCAGCACCCAAAGGGTCTGATGCTGTTTATCGGCCAAAACGAGTGCAAACTTTAGGCCCGCAACAAGAACAATTTTTAGATGTGTTGTCGAACAGCGTTTCTTCACTGAACGTGACAAATCCACAGCACATGAGTACTGATTTAAACGGCCCGGGCTCTGGAGGAAAAAACATCGGNCTTGGCCCATCATTCCAAGTTGCGGAGCGGGAGAGTTTTAGATACGAATACGATCCCCAGCATCCAGATGCGGATGAAAATGGAATGGTTCAATATCCGGATATAGATATGGTTCGTGAAATGACCGAAATGGTTAGTGCCAACCGGTTATATGAGGCGAACCTAAGCAGCATTGAAGCAGAAAAAGAAATTATTAAACGAGCACTAGAGATTTAA